A genome region from Oceanispirochaeta sp. includes the following:
- a CDS encoding diaminopropionate ammonia-lyase codes for MKNNTADMQWLLNPNKNSVSSIKQFPLDVVHDVRRFHSQIPGYKISPLKNLNNLARMFGVGGIWIKDEAERLELNSFKVLGGSFALYKFIQKKLGLDGQPLTFETLISPEIRQKLGDITFSSATDGNHGRGIAWAAGKLGHKCVIYVHSETSAPRIQAIRDYGATVKIIEGNYDNAVRQIVIDSEKNGWNVISDTSWDGYEKVPTWIMQGYTTMFLEAQEQFSAQGIIKPSHIFVQAGVGALAASVIGFYHSLFAENAPICIVVEPEKADCLYESIKINDGKPHTITGSLNTIMAGLACGEPSPIAWEILKEKADAFISCPDYIAAKGMRIYATPLKGDPFIVSGESGAVTLGALIGILTEEGLEDLKKSLNLNAQSQILLINTEGNTDPDLFRQIIWEGSNPVPKEFWSVRNK; via the coding sequence ATGAAGAATAATACAGCAGACATGCAATGGCTTCTGAATCCAAACAAGAACAGTGTCTCCTCTATAAAGCAATTCCCTCTTGATGTTGTTCATGATGTCAGAAGGTTTCATTCTCAGATTCCAGGGTACAAAATCTCACCCTTGAAAAATTTGAATAATCTGGCACGCATGTTTGGGGTCGGAGGAATCTGGATCAAAGATGAGGCCGAGCGATTGGAGTTGAATTCCTTCAAAGTTCTGGGCGGATCCTTTGCTCTGTATAAGTTTATTCAAAAAAAGCTCGGTCTTGACGGGCAGCCCCTCACCTTTGAAACCCTTATCTCTCCCGAGATAAGGCAAAAACTGGGAGATATTACTTTTTCTTCCGCCACTGATGGAAATCATGGAAGAGGCATAGCCTGGGCGGCGGGGAAACTCGGCCATAAATGCGTCATTTATGTGCATTCAGAAACCTCGGCCCCGAGAATCCAGGCGATCCGTGACTATGGAGCCACCGTCAAGATCATAGAAGGAAACTATGATAACGCTGTTCGGCAGATCGTGATAGATTCCGAGAAAAATGGCTGGAATGTCATCTCCGATACTTCCTGGGACGGGTATGAGAAGGTTCCCACCTGGATTATGCAGGGTTATACGACCATGTTTCTTGAGGCTCAGGAGCAGTTCAGTGCCCAGGGAATCATCAAGCCAAGCCATATATTTGTGCAGGCAGGAGTGGGAGCCCTGGCGGCTTCGGTCATTGGTTTTTATCATAGCCTTTTTGCTGAGAATGCTCCCATCTGCATCGTAGTTGAGCCTGAAAAGGCGGACTGTCTCTATGAATCAATAAAAATTAATGATGGAAAACCCCACACGATAACGGGTTCCCTGAATACAATCATGGCCGGGCTGGCCTGCGGGGAGCCGAGTCCTATCGCCTGGGAGATTTTAAAAGAAAAGGCAGATGCTTTTATTTCATGCCCCGATTATATAGCCGCCAAAGGGATGAGAATCTATGCGACTCCCCTGAAGGGTGATCCCTTTATCGTTTCCGGAGAGTCCGGGGCTGTAACCCTGGGGGCTCTTATCGGAATTCTAACGGAGGAAGGGCTCGAGGATCTGAAAAAATCCCTGAACCTGAATGCTCAATCTCAGATACTCCTGATTAATACGGAAGGGAACACTGATCCTGATCTGTTCAGACAGATCATATGGGAAGGCTCCAATCCTGTGCCTAAAGAGTTCTGGTCTGTCAGAAACAAATGA
- a CDS encoding PEP/pyruvate-binding domain-containing protein: protein MVQNETLNSLQIELISRLFSLMDQDQPFETALSDMVKLISESGSQSPGAAVRISLENAEYTSPFFEESPWFERLPMDFPDQFHGFFEVFHTRKNERNDRFLSHDFILILMKMLTGFISNQRLKLLYYNNKERLKELKSISLTNMILQKNSTLKDSLQEICCLLPEAWQYPSDTVARIIFDNQVFECPAFRETPWTMKQFFETPDYKKGMIEIFYLKEFPLSYEGPFLKEERTLLDILASIISGTYSNRSLQELLVFNTERLKELRGINRTSEILKQSSSIEESLEKLCCVLPEAWKYPEFTVIRITFNNKVFVSPGFRESQWKQSQVFAAPGDKKGLIEIFLLKESPQEDEGPFLKEERDLLVNLSNLISGSAGSDVLKTLLSENKERLKELKAINKTSQLIADLKPVEETLSAIAENLSRSWQYPRHTRVNIHYEGKDYMTPGFRETSWSQKENFVTIDNKKGYIQVVYLKEFPKSYEGPFLKEERELLINLGKLISGFLNNSKGRDIYRRNIHKKIEIEKQEEYKKSLVTNKQPLQLFFNQQVLDKYIYLDMMKYKVKEILFVATLYDAFILESEDGFFERFMGEIYQYSLFSLPRITGVTTAAEALDMMDTKSFDLVVLMVGLDRDAPLVLSEKIKQKVPSLPVYLLLNQKRNIKYFEELVDSSKTLDKLFFWNGDSQIIFAIVKSIEDKANVANDTKVGLVRVILLIEDSALYYSKYLQILYAIVFGQVQQLLPEVEKNELDKICKMRSRPKILLARNYEDAMHLYNRYKDYLLCVISDIEYEKEGTIDKSAGIKFIKYVKSHMLNIPIILQSSENKNIKKADDLGVYFINKNSETLLNDLKKYMNYYLGFGDFIFRDKAGNQISKAKTLREFEEQLAIIPDETFYLHAKENQYSIWLMARGEIQLAKILNPLKIESLDDVSAQRQTILEMLDDYWDSKKKGKIFRFEEVLKIEDKNIITFADGSFGGKGRGLAFINTLIYNIDFAPLSEMINIRTPRTVIICTDEFDSFIHENKLYDLIVGEGVNFDFIKQQFLSGHLSPALVKKLSFFIEHVDKPIAIRSSSLSEDSFTQPFAGVFHTYIIPNGPNRKDHILMKLKQAIKLVFASVFSPEAKSYFRATHHKAEDEKMAVVLQELVGQKSGDYYYPHISGTASSYNYYPVAHMKPEEGFAMAALGLGSYVVEGMSSYRFSPIYPNVEMYSVKDLISSSQVKFYALDCRKDHVDYARDGELASLTLLDISEAEKHGTLKHCASVYDQQNDRVIPGLSKAGPRILNFANILKYDYIPLAGTLEILLNTIKEALGSPIEIEYAVDLNKAENGLPTFYLLQTKPIVDSQARIKFDINQFKKSKTLLYTKTSLGNGEIQDIHDVIYVENENFNKMKTLEMVSEIEYLNSLMSKENRQYILIGPGRWGTRDPFLGIPVNWAQISNAKIIVEISLANFPLDSSLGSHFFHNVTSMNIGYFSVNTVSDSDSDSDSEFVNWSSLCRQKEIHKTKYFRHVRFENSLRILMDGKIKESIVVVNE, encoded by the coding sequence ATGGTTCAAAATGAGACGCTTAACTCCTTACAAATAGAACTGATCAGCCGTCTTTTCTCTCTGATGGATCAGGATCAACCCTTTGAAACAGCCCTGTCTGACATGGTCAAACTGATATCAGAATCTGGAAGCCAATCCCCGGGGGCTGCCGTCAGAATCAGCCTGGAAAATGCAGAATATACCAGTCCTTTCTTTGAAGAATCACCCTGGTTTGAAAGACTCCCTATGGACTTCCCTGATCAGTTTCACGGCTTTTTTGAAGTGTTCCATACCCGGAAAAACGAGAGGAATGACAGATTCCTGAGTCATGATTTTATCCTGATTCTGATGAAAATGCTGACGGGATTTATTTCAAATCAACGGCTCAAACTTTTGTATTATAATAATAAAGAGCGTCTCAAAGAGCTTAAAAGCATCAGTCTGACAAATATGATTCTTCAGAAAAACAGTACTCTGAAGGATTCTTTACAGGAAATCTGCTGTCTACTACCCGAAGCCTGGCAGTACCCGAGTGACACGGTGGCCCGGATTATTTTTGATAATCAGGTATTTGAATGCCCGGCCTTCAGAGAAACCCCCTGGACAATGAAACAGTTTTTTGAGACCCCGGATTATAAAAAGGGAATGATTGAAATTTTTTATCTGAAAGAATTTCCACTCTCCTATGAGGGGCCCTTTTTAAAAGAGGAAAGAACACTCCTGGATATTCTGGCTTCCATCATCTCCGGGACCTATTCAAACCGGTCATTGCAGGAGCTGCTTGTTTTCAACACAGAGCGCTTAAAGGAACTGAGGGGCATCAACAGAACATCAGAAATTTTAAAGCAGAGTTCCTCCATCGAAGAATCACTGGAAAAGTTGTGTTGTGTTTTGCCGGAAGCATGGAAATATCCTGAATTCACGGTCATCAGGATAACATTCAACAACAAGGTCTTTGTCAGCCCCGGGTTTCGGGAAAGTCAATGGAAGCAAAGCCAGGTCTTCGCGGCTCCGGGGGATAAGAAAGGCCTTATCGAAATATTCCTTCTTAAAGAGTCTCCCCAGGAGGATGAAGGACCTTTTCTTAAGGAAGAACGGGATTTACTGGTCAATCTCTCCAACCTGATTTCCGGTTCGGCCGGTTCGGATGTATTAAAAACGTTATTATCCGAGAACAAAGAGCGTTTAAAAGAACTGAAAGCCATCAATAAGACATCTCAGCTGATTGCCGATTTAAAACCGGTGGAAGAAACACTGTCTGCCATAGCTGAAAACCTCAGCCGATCCTGGCAATACCCCCGGCATACCAGAGTCAATATTCATTATGAAGGGAAAGATTATATGACCCCCGGGTTCCGGGAAACATCCTGGAGCCAGAAGGAGAACTTTGTAACCATCGATAATAAGAAGGGATACATTCAGGTTGTCTATCTCAAAGAATTTCCAAAATCCTATGAGGGACCCTTTCTTAAAGAGGAGAGAGAGCTGCTGATAAATCTCGGGAAATTGATCAGCGGTTTTCTCAACAACAGTAAGGGCCGCGACATCTATAGACGGAACATTCATAAGAAAATTGAGATTGAAAAGCAGGAAGAGTACAAAAAATCTCTGGTGACCAATAAGCAGCCTCTCCAGTTGTTCTTTAATCAACAGGTCCTCGATAAATATATCTACCTGGATATGATGAAATATAAGGTGAAGGAAATCCTCTTTGTCGCCACCCTCTATGATGCGTTCATCCTTGAAAGTGAAGATGGCTTTTTTGAACGGTTTATGGGAGAGATATATCAATACAGCTTGTTTTCCCTGCCGCGGATAACAGGGGTTACGACGGCTGCAGAGGCATTGGATATGATGGATACCAAATCCTTTGACCTGGTTGTCCTGATGGTCGGTTTAGATAGGGATGCCCCTCTGGTGCTGAGTGAAAAAATCAAGCAAAAAGTACCTTCCCTTCCGGTGTATCTTTTACTGAACCAGAAACGGAACATCAAATATTTTGAAGAATTGGTGGACTCTTCAAAGACATTGGACAAACTTTTTTTCTGGAATGGTGATTCCCAGATCATATTTGCCATTGTGAAATCCATTGAAGATAAAGCCAATGTTGCCAATGATACGAAAGTCGGCCTTGTTCGAGTGATTTTACTCATTGAGGATTCGGCATTGTATTATTCAAAATATCTGCAGATTCTCTATGCCATTGTTTTTGGTCAGGTTCAGCAGCTTTTACCGGAAGTGGAAAAAAATGAGCTTGATAAAATCTGTAAGATGAGATCCAGGCCCAAAATTCTACTGGCAAGAAATTATGAAGATGCCATGCATTTATACAACCGTTATAAAGATTATCTCCTCTGTGTCATCTCCGACATTGAGTATGAGAAAGAAGGAACCATCGATAAATCAGCGGGCATCAAGTTCATAAAATATGTTAAGTCTCATATGTTGAATATTCCTATCATTCTACAGTCTTCAGAAAATAAGAACATCAAAAAAGCCGATGATCTGGGTGTCTATTTTATCAATAAAAATTCAGAAACTCTTTTAAATGACCTGAAAAAATACATGAACTATTATCTTGGATTCGGTGATTTCATCTTCCGGGACAAGGCTGGGAATCAGATTTCCAAAGCCAAAACTCTCAGAGAGTTTGAAGAACAACTGGCAATCATCCCGGATGAAACCTTTTACCTCCATGCCAAAGAAAACCAGTATTCTATCTGGCTGATGGCAAGAGGGGAAATCCAGCTGGCTAAGATTCTCAACCCATTAAAAATAGAGAGTCTGGATGATGTCTCTGCCCAGAGGCAGACAATCCTTGAAATGCTGGATGATTATTGGGACTCAAAGAAAAAAGGTAAAATATTTCGATTTGAAGAAGTGTTGAAGATTGAAGATAAAAACATCATTACCTTTGCAGACGGTTCCTTTGGCGGTAAGGGAAGGGGATTGGCCTTCATCAATACCCTGATTTACAACATTGATTTTGCCCCCCTGTCGGAGATGATCAATATCAGGACACCCAGAACAGTCATCATTTGTACGGATGAGTTTGATTCCTTTATTCATGAGAATAAACTCTATGATTTGATCGTTGGCGAGGGAGTCAATTTTGATTTTATTAAACAGCAGTTTCTATCGGGTCATTTATCTCCGGCACTGGTAAAGAAGCTTTCTTTCTTTATCGAGCATGTTGACAAACCCATCGCCATCAGGTCATCCAGTCTTTCAGAAGATTCTTTTACACAACCCTTTGCCGGTGTTTTTCACACCTATATCATACCGAACGGCCCCAATCGGAAGGACCATATTCTCATGAAACTAAAACAGGCCATCAAACTTGTTTTTGCTTCTGTTTTTTCTCCGGAGGCTAAATCTTACTTCCGGGCCACCCATCACAAGGCAGAAGATGAGAAAATGGCCGTAGTACTACAGGAACTGGTGGGCCAGAAGTCTGGAGATTACTACTATCCTCATATCAGCGGAACAGCCAGTTCATACAATTACTATCCTGTGGCCCATATGAAACCTGAGGAAGGCTTTGCCATGGCTGCCCTGGGTCTCGGGTCATATGTCGTGGAGGGAATGAGTTCATACCGCTTTTCTCCTATTTACCCCAATGTGGAAATGTATTCTGTAAAAGACCTGATCAGTAGTTCTCAGGTAAAATTTTATGCTCTTGATTGCCGGAAAGACCATGTAGACTATGCCAGGGATGGAGAGCTGGCGTCCCTGACTCTGCTGGATATCAGCGAAGCCGAAAAACACGGGACCCTGAAACACTGTGCCTCAGTCTATGATCAGCAAAATGACAGAGTTATCCCTGGACTATCAAAAGCCGGTCCCAGAATCCTGAATTTTGCCAATATTCTAAAATACGACTATATCCCCCTGGCCGGAACCCTGGAGATTCTGCTCAATACAATCAAAGAGGCCCTGGGATCACCCATTGAAATAGAGTACGCCGTGGATTTGAACAAGGCAGAAAATGGACTCCCCACATTTTACCTGTTGCAAACCAAACCCATTGTAGACAGCCAGGCCAGGATCAAATTTGATATAAACCAATTCAAAAAGTCGAAAACCCTTCTTTATACCAAAACCAGCCTCGGAAATGGAGAGATTCAGGACATTCATGATGTGATTTATGTTGAGAATGAAAATTTCAATAAAATGAAAACACTGGAAATGGTCAGTGAAATTGAATATCTGAACAGTCTTATGTCAAAAGAGAACCGCCAGTATATCCTGATCGGCCCCGGGAGATGGGGAACACGGGATCCCTTTTTGGGAATTCCTGTCAATTGGGCACAAATTTCTAATGCCAAAATCATTGTGGAAATCAGCCTGGCCAATTTTCCTCTTGATTCTTCCCTGGGGTCTCATTTTTTTCATAACGTAACATCCATGAATATCGGCTACTTTTCTGTGAATACTGTTTCAGATTCAGATTCAGATTCAGATTCAGAATTTGTGAATTGGTCCAGCTTATGCCGGCAAAAAGAGATTCATAAAACTAAGTATTTCAGACATGTTAGGTTTGAAAATTCATTGAGGATATTGATGGACGGAAAGATCAAAGAATCAATTGTAGTGGTAAACGAATAG
- a CDS encoding response regulator transcription factor produces MDIIKVGIFCEHRLILQGLCQLMENIEDIQVSLKENSMEKLLKYFGLRQINILIFYLPELDAPVLKLSEQLDRLYPKIRVLILSESENESTILKTIKTGAKGFLSKDCDRNDLIEAIYTLRSGHDYFSKSITQLLLKKYISDLQTDETLEQNKTVNTLSSRELEILKLWGSSQTNNEISEKLYISVRTVESHKNHIMQKLNLKTAVDLVKFGIRNNIIKI; encoded by the coding sequence ATGGATATTATCAAAGTCGGAATATTCTGTGAGCACAGGCTGATCCTCCAGGGCCTTTGTCAGTTGATGGAAAATATAGAGGATATACAGGTTTCTCTCAAAGAGAACTCGATGGAGAAACTACTAAAATATTTTGGCTTGAGGCAGATCAATATTCTTATCTTTTATCTACCCGAACTGGATGCTCCCGTCTTAAAACTTTCAGAGCAACTGGATAGACTCTACCCTAAGATCCGGGTTCTTATCCTTTCAGAATCAGAGAATGAGAGTACAATTCTGAAAACAATTAAAACAGGGGCAAAAGGGTTTTTATCAAAGGACTGCGACAGGAATGATCTTATTGAGGCCATCTACACTCTTCGCAGCGGTCATGACTATTTTAGTAAATCGATCACACAGCTTCTGCTGAAAAAATACATTTCAGATCTTCAGACAGATGAGACACTGGAACAGAACAAGACTGTAAACACCCTGAGTTCCAGAGAGTTGGAAATCCTGAAGCTCTGGGGCAGTAGTCAGACAAACAATGAAATTTCAGAGAAGCTCTATATCAGTGTCAGAACTGTAGAGTCCCATAAAAATCATATAATGCAGAAATTAAATCTGAAAACCGCTGTGGATCTGGTTAAATTCGGCATCCGGAACAATATCATCAAAATATAA
- the gdhA gene encoding NADP-specific glutamate dehydrogenase, translating into MPNILDVQVNEFMAKVIARNQGETEFHQAVKEVVESLMPFLEENPEYKFAKVLERMTEPERVIMFRIPWFDDKGNIQINRGFRIEMNSAIGPYKGGLRFHPTVNLGILKFLAFEQAFKNSLTTLPMGGGKGGSDFDPKGKSDNEVMRFCQSFMTELQRHIGPNTDVPAGDIGVGGREIGYMFGQYKRIRNEFTGILTGKGLEWGGSLIRPEATGYGAVYFASEMLNTKNDSFKGKTVAISGSGNVAQYAVEKVLELGGKVVTLSDSSGTIYDPNGIDEEKLRYVMELKNIKRGRISEYAEKYSVSYFEGKRPWSVQCDIALPCATQNEIDMDDAKTLVKNGCTVVSEGANMPSTPEAVEVFLEAKILFGPGKAANAGGVAVSGLEMTQNSMRLSWTREEVDGRLQDIMKNIHETCVKHGKDETGFVNYVIGANIGGFIKIANAMMAQGYV; encoded by the coding sequence ATGCCGAATATTTTAGATGTACAAGTAAACGAGTTCATGGCCAAGGTGATTGCCAGGAATCAAGGTGAAACAGAATTCCATCAGGCCGTCAAGGAAGTCGTAGAATCGCTGATGCCTTTTCTTGAGGAAAATCCTGAATATAAATTTGCAAAAGTTTTGGAAAGAATGACTGAGCCCGAACGGGTCATCATGTTCCGTATTCCCTGGTTTGATGATAAGGGAAACATCCAGATTAATCGCGGATTCAGGATTGAAATGAACAGCGCGATCGGTCCATATAAAGGGGGACTGAGGTTTCACCCCACAGTCAATCTTGGAATCTTGAAATTTCTGGCCTTTGAACAGGCCTTTAAAAACAGTCTGACCACTCTGCCTATGGGTGGTGGAAAGGGAGGTTCTGATTTTGATCCTAAGGGAAAATCAGACAATGAGGTCATGCGCTTCTGTCAGTCCTTTATGACAGAACTTCAACGCCACATCGGCCCCAATACAGATGTTCCTGCCGGAGATATTGGAGTCGGCGGCCGTGAAATAGGTTATATGTTTGGACAGTATAAACGGATCAGGAATGAATTCACCGGCATCCTGACAGGGAAAGGACTGGAGTGGGGCGGAAGTCTTATCAGACCGGAGGCTACCGGGTATGGTGCCGTTTATTTTGCCAGTGAAATGCTGAATACTAAAAATGACAGCTTTAAAGGGAAGACCGTAGCCATCTCCGGCTCAGGTAATGTCGCTCAGTATGCTGTCGAAAAGGTCCTGGAATTGGGAGGGAAAGTCGTCACTCTTTCAGATTCCAGCGGAACCATCTATGATCCCAATGGAATCGATGAAGAAAAACTGCGTTATGTGATGGAATTGAAAAACATCAAACGGGGACGAATTTCTGAATATGCTGAAAAATATTCTGTCAGTTATTTTGAAGGTAAACGGCCCTGGAGCGTTCAATGTGATATTGCACTGCCCTGTGCCACCCAGAATGAAATTGATATGGATGATGCAAAGACTCTGGTCAAAAATGGTTGTACTGTTGTCAGTGAAGGAGCCAATATGCCTTCTACACCAGAAGCTGTAGAAGTCTTCCTGGAAGCCAAAATATTGTTCGGTCCCGGTAAGGCGGCTAATGCCGGAGGTGTGGCAGTTTCCGGTCTTGAGATGACCCAGAACTCCATGCGCCTGTCCTGGACTAGAGAAGAAGTGGACGGAAGGCTGCAGGACATCATGAAGAACATACATGAAACCTGTGTGAAACATGGAAAAGATGAGACAGGCTTTGTCAATTATGTCATCGGTGCAAATATCGGTGGTTTTATTAAGATAGCCAATGCCATGATGGCTCAGGGTTATGTATAA